In a single window of the Phocoena sinus isolate mPhoSin1 chromosome 7, mPhoSin1.pri, whole genome shotgun sequence genome:
- the LOC116757167 gene encoding uncharacterized protein LOC116757167 isoform X1 translates to MLALGSQPLCRVGAKVACEEERPTWGGSEALGPWPWLNTQCQGASPVSEPSWKPPVQPAQQTERGAEQTLSLASGSCNNPKGLDHMPRWESQVPLPLHLHPEPNNGFWSHVPAAATFQLIRDEHDVDQSLFPVSQKRGPRPQSPPWYRPSCVPLTASTQSRCSIKHVVWDSTGPLFLGGSTLTRNSRSWASAPGSTITSYMALSLKIRTTKKDERIWLMKSSTLRRGRKKRERERKKGKKEKNRGRGKE, encoded by the exons ATGCTCGCTCTTGGAAGCCAGCCACTGTGCCGAGTGGGAGCCAAAGTGGCCTGTGAGGAGGAGAGACCCACGTGGGGAGGAAGCGAGGCTCTGGGCCCGTGGCCCTGGCTGAACACCCAGTGCCAAGGTGCCAGCCCCGTGAGTGAGCCGTCCTGGAAGCCCCCAGTCCAGCCAGCCCAGCAGACAGAACGTGGAGCAGAG CAGACACTCTCCTTAGCCTCGGGCTCCTGCAACAACCCCAAGGGACTTGACCACATGCCTAGGTGGGAATCTCAG GTCCCTCTTCCTCTGCATCTCCACCCAGAGCCTAACAACGGTTTCTGGAGTCATGTCCCTGCAGCTGCCACATTCCAGCTGATCAGAGATGAGCATGACGTGGACCAGAGCCTGTTCCCCGTCTCACAAAAGAGGGGTCCTCGGCCTCAGTCTCCCCCATGGTATCGGCCCTCCTGCGTGCCCCTCACAGCAAGCACTCAGTCAAGGTGCTCGATAAAACATGTGGTTTGGG ATTCTACTGGTCCTCTCTTTCTGGGTGGCAGTACACTGACCCGAAATTCCAGAAGCTGGGCTTCTGCTCCTGGCTCCACCATCACCAGCTACATGGCCCTGA GCTTAAAGATCCGAACcacaaagaaagatgaaagaatctGGCTGATGAAGTCCTCCACcctgagaagaggaaggaaaaaaagagagagagagagaaagaaaggaaagaaagaaaagaacagagggagggggaaggaataa
- the LOC116757167 gene encoding uncharacterized protein LOC116757167 isoform X5, which yields MLALGSQPLCRVGAKVACEEERPTWGGSEALGPWPWLNTQCQGASPVSEPSWKPPVQPAQQTERGAEQTLSLASGSCNNPKGLDHMPRWESQVPLPLHLHPEPNNGFWSHVPAAATFQLIRDEHDVDQSLFPVSQKRGPRPQSPPWYRPSCVPLTASTQSRFYWSSLSGWQYTDPKFQKLGFCSWLHHHQLHGPELKDPNHKER from the exons ATGCTCGCTCTTGGAAGCCAGCCACTGTGCCGAGTGGGAGCCAAAGTGGCCTGTGAGGAGGAGAGACCCACGTGGGGAGGAAGCGAGGCTCTGGGCCCGTGGCCCTGGCTGAACACCCAGTGCCAAGGTGCCAGCCCCGTGAGTGAGCCGTCCTGGAAGCCCCCAGTCCAGCCAGCCCAGCAGACAGAACGTGGAGCAGAG CAGACACTCTCCTTAGCCTCGGGCTCCTGCAACAACCCCAAGGGACTTGACCACATGCCTAGGTGGGAATCTCAG GTCCCTCTTCCTCTGCATCTCCACCCAGAGCCTAACAACGGTTTCTGGAGTCATGTCCCTGCAGCTGCCACATTCCAGCTGATCAGAGATGAGCATGACGTGGACCAGAGCCTGTTCCCCGTCTCACAAAAGAGGGGTCCTCGGCCTCAGTCTCCCCCATGGTATCGGCCCTCCTGCGTGCCCCTCACAGCAAGCACTCAGTCAAG ATTCTACTGGTCCTCTCTTTCTGGGTGGCAGTACACTGACCCGAAATTCCAGAAGCTGGGCTTCTGCTCCTGGCTCCACCATCACCAGCTACATGGCCCTGA GCTTAAAGATCCGAACcacaaagaaagatga
- the LOC116757167 gene encoding uncharacterized protein LOC116757167 isoform X3: MLALGSQPLCRVGAKVACEEERPTWGGSEALGPWPWLNTQCQGASPVSEPSWKPPVQPAQQTERGAEQTLSLASGSCNNPKGLDHMPRWESQVPLPLHLHPEPNNGFWSHVPAAATFQLIRDEHDVDQSLFPVSQKRGPRPQSPPWYRPSCVPLTASTQSRCSIKHVVWDSTGPLFLGGSTLTRNSRSWASAPGSTITSYMALTRLKDPNHKER, from the exons ATGCTCGCTCTTGGAAGCCAGCCACTGTGCCGAGTGGGAGCCAAAGTGGCCTGTGAGGAGGAGAGACCCACGTGGGGAGGAAGCGAGGCTCTGGGCCCGTGGCCCTGGCTGAACACCCAGTGCCAAGGTGCCAGCCCCGTGAGTGAGCCGTCCTGGAAGCCCCCAGTCCAGCCAGCCCAGCAGACAGAACGTGGAGCAGAG CAGACACTCTCCTTAGCCTCGGGCTCCTGCAACAACCCCAAGGGACTTGACCACATGCCTAGGTGGGAATCTCAG GTCCCTCTTCCTCTGCATCTCCACCCAGAGCCTAACAACGGTTTCTGGAGTCATGTCCCTGCAGCTGCCACATTCCAGCTGATCAGAGATGAGCATGACGTGGACCAGAGCCTGTTCCCCGTCTCACAAAAGAGGGGTCCTCGGCCTCAGTCTCCCCCATGGTATCGGCCCTCCTGCGTGCCCCTCACAGCAAGCACTCAGTCAAGGTGCTCGATAAAACATGTGGTTTGGG ATTCTACTGGTCCTCTCTTTCTGGGTGGCAGTACACTGACCCGAAATTCCAGAAGCTGGGCTTCTGCTCCTGGCTCCACCATCACCAGCTACATGGCCCTGA CCAGGCTTAAAGATCCGAACcacaaagaaagatga
- the LOC116757167 gene encoding uncharacterized protein LOC116757167 isoform X4 — MLALGSQPLCRVGAKVACEEERPTWGGSEALGPWPWLNTQCQGASPVSEPSWKPPVQPAQQTERGAEQTLSLASGSCNNPKGLDHMPRWESQVPLPLHLHPEPNNGFWSHVPAAATFQLIRDEHDVDQSLFPVSQKRGPRPQSPPWYRPSCVPLTASTQSSRFYWSSLSGWQYTDPKFQKLGFCSWLHHHQLHGPELKDPNHKER, encoded by the exons ATGCTCGCTCTTGGAAGCCAGCCACTGTGCCGAGTGGGAGCCAAAGTGGCCTGTGAGGAGGAGAGACCCACGTGGGGAGGAAGCGAGGCTCTGGGCCCGTGGCCCTGGCTGAACACCCAGTGCCAAGGTGCCAGCCCCGTGAGTGAGCCGTCCTGGAAGCCCCCAGTCCAGCCAGCCCAGCAGACAGAACGTGGAGCAGAG CAGACACTCTCCTTAGCCTCGGGCTCCTGCAACAACCCCAAGGGACTTGACCACATGCCTAGGTGGGAATCTCAG GTCCCTCTTCCTCTGCATCTCCACCCAGAGCCTAACAACGGTTTCTGGAGTCATGTCCCTGCAGCTGCCACATTCCAGCTGATCAGAGATGAGCATGACGTGGACCAGAGCCTGTTCCCCGTCTCACAAAAGAGGGGTCCTCGGCCTCAGTCTCCCCCATGGTATCGGCCCTCCTGCGTGCCCCTCACAGCAAGCACTCAGTCAAG CAGATTCTACTGGTCCTCTCTTTCTGGGTGGCAGTACACTGACCCGAAATTCCAGAAGCTGGGCTTCTGCTCCTGGCTCCACCATCACCAGCTACATGGCCCTGA GCTTAAAGATCCGAACcacaaagaaagatga
- the LOC116757167 gene encoding uncharacterized protein LOC116757167 isoform X8: MLALGSQPLCRVGAKVACEEERPTWGGSEALGPWPWLNTQCQGASPVSEPSWKPPVQPAQQTERGAEQTLSLASGSCNNPKGLDHMPRWESQVPLPLHLHPEPNNGFWSHVPAAATFQLIRDEHDVDQSLFPVSQKRGPRPQSPPWYRPSCVPLTASTQSRLKDPNHKER; encoded by the exons ATGCTCGCTCTTGGAAGCCAGCCACTGTGCCGAGTGGGAGCCAAAGTGGCCTGTGAGGAGGAGAGACCCACGTGGGGAGGAAGCGAGGCTCTGGGCCCGTGGCCCTGGCTGAACACCCAGTGCCAAGGTGCCAGCCCCGTGAGTGAGCCGTCCTGGAAGCCCCCAGTCCAGCCAGCCCAGCAGACAGAACGTGGAGCAGAG CAGACACTCTCCTTAGCCTCGGGCTCCTGCAACAACCCCAAGGGACTTGACCACATGCCTAGGTGGGAATCTCAG GTCCCTCTTCCTCTGCATCTCCACCCAGAGCCTAACAACGGTTTCTGGAGTCATGTCCCTGCAGCTGCCACATTCCAGCTGATCAGAGATGAGCATGACGTGGACCAGAGCCTGTTCCCCGTCTCACAAAAGAGGGGTCCTCGGCCTCAGTCTCCCCCATGGTATCGGCCCTCCTGCGTGCCCCTCACAGCAAGCACTCAGTCAAG GCTTAAAGATCCGAACcacaaagaaagatga
- the LOC116757167 gene encoding uncharacterized protein LOC116757167 isoform X7 gives MLALGSQPLCRVGAKVACEEERPTWGGSEALGPWPWLNTQCQGASPVSEPSWKPPVQPAQQTERGAEQTLSLASGSCNNPKGLDHMPRWESQVPLPLHLHPEPNNGFWSHVPAAATFQLIRDEHDVDQSLFPVSQKRGPRPQSPPWYRPSCVPLTASTQSRFYWSSLSGWQYTDPKFQKLGFCSWLHHHQLHGPDQA, from the exons ATGCTCGCTCTTGGAAGCCAGCCACTGTGCCGAGTGGGAGCCAAAGTGGCCTGTGAGGAGGAGAGACCCACGTGGGGAGGAAGCGAGGCTCTGGGCCCGTGGCCCTGGCTGAACACCCAGTGCCAAGGTGCCAGCCCCGTGAGTGAGCCGTCCTGGAAGCCCCCAGTCCAGCCAGCCCAGCAGACAGAACGTGGAGCAGAG CAGACACTCTCCTTAGCCTCGGGCTCCTGCAACAACCCCAAGGGACTTGACCACATGCCTAGGTGGGAATCTCAG GTCCCTCTTCCTCTGCATCTCCACCCAGAGCCTAACAACGGTTTCTGGAGTCATGTCCCTGCAGCTGCCACATTCCAGCTGATCAGAGATGAGCATGACGTGGACCAGAGCCTGTTCCCCGTCTCACAAAAGAGGGGTCCTCGGCCTCAGTCTCCCCCATGGTATCGGCCCTCCTGCGTGCCCCTCACAGCAAGCACTCAGTCAAG ATTCTACTGGTCCTCTCTTTCTGGGTGGCAGTACACTGACCCGAAATTCCAGAAGCTGGGCTTCTGCTCCTGGCTCCACCATCACCAGCTACATGGCCCTGA CCAGGCTTAA
- the LOC116757167 gene encoding uncharacterized protein LOC116757167 isoform X9 has protein sequence MLALGSQPLCRVGAKVACEEERPTWGGSEALGPWPWLNTQCQGASPVSEPSWKPPVQPAQQTERGAEQTLSLASGSCNNPKGLDHMPRWESQVPLPLHLHPEPNNGFWSHVPAAATFQLIRDEHDVDQSLFPVSQKRGPRPQSPPWYRPSCVPLTASTQSSQA, from the exons ATGCTCGCTCTTGGAAGCCAGCCACTGTGCCGAGTGGGAGCCAAAGTGGCCTGTGAGGAGGAGAGACCCACGTGGGGAGGAAGCGAGGCTCTGGGCCCGTGGCCCTGGCTGAACACCCAGTGCCAAGGTGCCAGCCCCGTGAGTGAGCCGTCCTGGAAGCCCCCAGTCCAGCCAGCCCAGCAGACAGAACGTGGAGCAGAG CAGACACTCTCCTTAGCCTCGGGCTCCTGCAACAACCCCAAGGGACTTGACCACATGCCTAGGTGGGAATCTCAG GTCCCTCTTCCTCTGCATCTCCACCCAGAGCCTAACAACGGTTTCTGGAGTCATGTCCCTGCAGCTGCCACATTCCAGCTGATCAGAGATGAGCATGACGTGGACCAGAGCCTGTTCCCCGTCTCACAAAAGAGGGGTCCTCGGCCTCAGTCTCCCCCATGGTATCGGCCCTCCTGCGTGCCCCTCACAGCAAGCACTCAGTCAAG CCAGGCTTAA
- the LOC116757167 gene encoding uncharacterized protein LOC116757167 isoform X10, protein MLALGSQPLCRVGAKVACEEERPTWGGSEALGPWPWLNTQCQGASPVSEPSWKPPVQPAQQTERGAEQTLSLASGSCNNPKGLDHMPRWESQVPLPLHLHPEPNNGFWSHVPAAATFQLIRDEHDVDQSLFPVSQKRGPRPQSPPCQA, encoded by the exons ATGCTCGCTCTTGGAAGCCAGCCACTGTGCCGAGTGGGAGCCAAAGTGGCCTGTGAGGAGGAGAGACCCACGTGGGGAGGAAGCGAGGCTCTGGGCCCGTGGCCCTGGCTGAACACCCAGTGCCAAGGTGCCAGCCCCGTGAGTGAGCCGTCCTGGAAGCCCCCAGTCCAGCCAGCCCAGCAGACAGAACGTGGAGCAGAG CAGACACTCTCCTTAGCCTCGGGCTCCTGCAACAACCCCAAGGGACTTGACCACATGCCTAGGTGGGAATCTCAG GTCCCTCTTCCTCTGCATCTCCACCCAGAGCCTAACAACGGTTTCTGGAGTCATGTCCCTGCAGCTGCCACATTCCAGCTGATCAGAGATGAGCATGACGTGGACCAGAGCCTGTTCCCCGTCTCACAAAAGAGGGGTCCTCGGCCTCAGTCTCCCCCATG CCAGGCTTAA
- the LOC116757167 gene encoding uncharacterized protein LOC116757167 isoform X6 has translation MLALGSQPLCRVGAKVACEEERPTWGGSEALGPWPWLNTQCQGASPVSEPSWKPPVQPAQQTERGAEQTLSLASGSCNNPKGLDHMPRWESQVPLPLHLHPEPNNGFWSHVPAAATFQLIRDEHDVDQSLFPVSQKRGPRPQSPPWYRPSCVPLTASTQSSRFYWSSLSGWQYTDPKFQKLGFCSWLHHHQLHGPDQA, from the exons ATGCTCGCTCTTGGAAGCCAGCCACTGTGCCGAGTGGGAGCCAAAGTGGCCTGTGAGGAGGAGAGACCCACGTGGGGAGGAAGCGAGGCTCTGGGCCCGTGGCCCTGGCTGAACACCCAGTGCCAAGGTGCCAGCCCCGTGAGTGAGCCGTCCTGGAAGCCCCCAGTCCAGCCAGCCCAGCAGACAGAACGTGGAGCAGAG CAGACACTCTCCTTAGCCTCGGGCTCCTGCAACAACCCCAAGGGACTTGACCACATGCCTAGGTGGGAATCTCAG GTCCCTCTTCCTCTGCATCTCCACCCAGAGCCTAACAACGGTTTCTGGAGTCATGTCCCTGCAGCTGCCACATTCCAGCTGATCAGAGATGAGCATGACGTGGACCAGAGCCTGTTCCCCGTCTCACAAAAGAGGGGTCCTCGGCCTCAGTCTCCCCCATGGTATCGGCCCTCCTGCGTGCCCCTCACAGCAAGCACTCAGTCAAG CAGATTCTACTGGTCCTCTCTTTCTGGGTGGCAGTACACTGACCCGAAATTCCAGAAGCTGGGCTTCTGCTCCTGGCTCCACCATCACCAGCTACATGGCCCTGA CCAGGCTTAA
- the LOC116757167 gene encoding uncharacterized protein LOC116757167 isoform X2 produces MLALGSQPLCRVGAKVACEEERPTWGGSEALGPWPWLNTQCQGASPVSEPSWKPPVQPAQQTERGAEQTLSLASGSCNNPKGLDHMPRWESQVPLPLHLHPEPNNGFWSHVPAAATFQLIRDEHDVDQSLFPVSQKRGPRPQSPPWYRPSCVPLTASTQSRCSIKHVVWDSTGPLFLGGSTLTRNSRSWASAPGSTITSYMALSENFLSLGFISLLLKTDLEKLICKPVQSTKI; encoded by the exons ATGCTCGCTCTTGGAAGCCAGCCACTGTGCCGAGTGGGAGCCAAAGTGGCCTGTGAGGAGGAGAGACCCACGTGGGGAGGAAGCGAGGCTCTGGGCCCGTGGCCCTGGCTGAACACCCAGTGCCAAGGTGCCAGCCCCGTGAGTGAGCCGTCCTGGAAGCCCCCAGTCCAGCCAGCCCAGCAGACAGAACGTGGAGCAGAG CAGACACTCTCCTTAGCCTCGGGCTCCTGCAACAACCCCAAGGGACTTGACCACATGCCTAGGTGGGAATCTCAG GTCCCTCTTCCTCTGCATCTCCACCCAGAGCCTAACAACGGTTTCTGGAGTCATGTCCCTGCAGCTGCCACATTCCAGCTGATCAGAGATGAGCATGACGTGGACCAGAGCCTGTTCCCCGTCTCACAAAAGAGGGGTCCTCGGCCTCAGTCTCCCCCATGGTATCGGCCCTCCTGCGTGCCCCTCACAGCAAGCACTCAGTCAAGGTGCTCGATAAAACATGTGGTTTGGG ATTCTACTGGTCCTCTCTTTCTGGGTGGCAGTACACTGACCCGAAATTCCAGAAGCTGGGCTTCTGCTCCTGGCTCCACCATCACCAGCTACATGGCCCTGAGTGAGAATTTCCTGTCTCTGGGCTTCATTTCCCTCCTCCTCAAAACAGATCTGGAAAAGCTGATCTGCAAGCCTGTTCAATCCACAAAAATATGA